One stretch of Euphorbia lathyris chromosome 7, ddEupLath1.1, whole genome shotgun sequence DNA includes these proteins:
- the LOC136235169 gene encoding phytolongin Phyl1.1-like yields MDSIGNTVQYCCVSRGNRLLYVYRGGNHEIDNLVALSLESAPPYHKWYFETIGKRTFGFLMEDGYVYFAIVDEGLGNPAVLKFLEHLRDEFKKAARKGARGSFSSLSSINVQEQFVPVIRRLITSLEHVSQTSNSWNAETSSSDNVGLSPSPSDANGEIEVCTSTKAPLLGKCNKKLKDHVIALRDIELEEHRRSTDRGVKVDLTSLDSNSQGAGASPISLQKDLSSVRIRSSSQSIRKKWWRQVRIVLAIDAAVCLILFIIWVSICGGFGCTH; encoded by the coding sequence ATGGATTCAATTGGAAACACTGTTCAGTATTGCTGTGTCTCTAGAGGCAACAGGCTTCTTTATGTGTATCGTGGAGGAAATCATGAGATTGACAATTTGGTGGCCTTGTCATTAGAAAGTGCTCCTCCATATCATAAGTGGTATTTTGAGACAATTGGGAAGAGAACTTTTGGATTTTTAATGGAGGATGGTTATGTCTATTTTGCAATTGTTGATGAAGGCCTTGGTAATCCAGCTGTACTTAAGTTTTTAGAGCATTTGagagatgaattcaagaaggCAGCTAGAAAGGGAGCAAGAGGAAGTTTTTCAAGTTTGAGCTCAATCAATGTACAAGAACAATTCGTGCCTGTTATTAGACGTTTGATAACTTCGTTGGAACATGTATCTCAAACAAGCAATAGTTGGAATGCTGAAACTTCTTCATCTGATAATGTGGGGCTCTCTCCTTCTCCAAGTGATGCAAATGGAGAAATTGAAGTTTGTACTTCCACAAAAGCACCTTTATTAGGaaaatgtaacaagaaattAAAAGATCATGTGATTGCATTGAGAGATATTGAGTTGGAAGAGCACAGAAGATCCACTGATAGAGGAGTGAAAGTTGATTTGACTTCATTGGATTCTAATAGCCAAGGTGCAGGAGCTTCTCCAATTTCACTACAAAAAGATTTAAGTTCAGTGAGGATCAGGTCAAGCTCTCAAAGCATTCGAAAGAAGTGGTGGCGCCAAGTGAGGATTGTTCTGGCCATAGATGCAGCTGTTTGCTTGATACTGTTTATAATTTGGGTGTCAATCTGTGGTGGTTTTGGATGCACCCACTGA